ATGCTCCTCGCCAAGGCTTATCGCAGCTTGCCACGACCTTCATAAGTTAATCTTGAGCCTAGCCATCCCCCAGATGGCATAAAAATAACACAAAAAAGAATTTCAACTATATAAAAGAAGAATATCTATTCTTTGCATATTTTAAAGCGACAAATCTATATATGATTGTCTGTAGTAGATTATAAACAATCAAACAAAGCAAATAATATAAGCAAATCTATAATTACTATTATAAGTAAACCATTTTCTATAAATAATACTATTCTTAGTTACACAGACATCTAATTAATCTACAGAAATTATCTAATAAGTCATGGACTTATTTTCAAATCTACTCTAGTTAGTTAGTGCCAGTAATGAACTTCATATTATGTTTTTTTTACAATGCTTATACTGGATAGTACATATGAACGATGATTAGCATTAAAATGAAAGCCAATTGACTTACTATTTTTTAATTTCATCTCTTCACTTAACATCTTTTAAATGTAAGCTGCACAAATAAACATAACCTCTACTAAAAACAATTTTATAGTTTTCATATAGAAGTTGAATGGACTCACCGGGATTTGAACCCGGGGCCTCCGGCTTGCAAAGCCGGCGCTCTCCCAGTCTGAGCTACGAGCCCATGATGACATAAGTATAAATGTTAAACACATTAGTTAGTGTTATTATTTGTTTGTTAGGAGGTGATCCAGCCGCAGGTTCCCCTACGGCTACCTTGTTACGACTTCACCCTCCTCAAAAAACCTAGATTCGACAATAACATTTAACAATCATTGCCTCATCCAAACCCTTTTTGGGTGGTGTGACGGGCGGTGTGTGCAAGGAGCAGGGACGTATTCACCGCACGGTTGTGACATGCGATTACTACGCATTCCAGCTTCATGAGGGCGAGTTACAGCCCTCAATCCGAACTAAGACTATATTTAGGAGATTATCACCACTTTTCAGTGAAGAAACCCATTGCTATAGCCATTGTAGCCCGCGTGTAGCCCAGGAGATTCGGGGCATACGGACCTACCGTCGTCCACTCCTTCCTCCAGTTTATCACTGGCGGTCCCCTTAGTGTGCCCATCAATCCGGAGATTAAGCTGGTAACTAAGGGCGTGGGTCTCGCTCGTTGCCTGACTTAACAGGACGCTTCACAGTACGAGCTGACGGCGGCCATGCACCTCCTCTCAGCTAGTCAAATAAGGTCATCAACCTGATTATCATTCTGCTGTCGCTCCTGGTGAGATGTCCGGCGTTGAATCCAATTAAACCGCAGGCTCCACGCGTTGTGGTGCTCCCCCGCCAATTCCTTTAAGTTTCAGTCTTGCGACCGTACTTCCCAGGCGGTGGACTTAACAGCTTCCCTTCGGCACTGGAACAACTCGAAGCCATTCCAACACCAAGTCCACATCGTTTACGGCCAGGACTACCCGGGTATCTAATCCGGTTCGCGCCCCTGGCTTTCGTTACTCACCGTCAAGATCGTTCTAGTTAGACGCTTTCGCCACAGGTGGTCCTCCCAGGATTATAGGATTTCACCCCTACCCCGGTAGTACCTCTAACCTCTCCCGACTTCAAGTCTGATAGTATCTCCAGCAATTCTTATAGTTAAGCTACAAGCTTTCACCAAAGACTAATCAAACCGGCTACGAACGCTTTAGGCCCAATAAAAACAGCTACCACTCGAGCTGCCGGTGTTACCGCGGCGGCTGGCACCGGTCTTGCCCAGCTCTTATTCTAAAAGCTTTTTACACTAATGAAAAGCTATTCTGTTAAGAATAACACTTGGGATTCCCCCATCGCACTTTCGTACATTGTGGAGGTTTCGCGCCTGCTGCACCCCGTAGGGTCTGGAACCTTGTCTCAGGTTCCATCTCCGGGCTCTTGCTCTCACAACCCGTACCGATCATAGGCTTGGTGGGCCATTACCCCACCAACGACCTAATCAGCCGCAGATCTATCCTTAGGCGAAAAATACGTTTCAAAGGCAAACCATTCCAGGCATAGCCTAATATCCGGTATTATCCCCAGTTTCCCAGAGTTATCCCAGTCCTAAGGGTAAGTTATCCACGTGTTACTGAGCCGTATGCCATGAATATGAATTCATTCGACTTGCATGGCTTAATCGAATCCCAATAGCAGTAGCTTCCGCCAGGATCAAACGGATTTACACACAAAATAATTGTGGAAATCCACTTAATACAAAGCGTAAAATAAATTACACACTGTTCTTATTAAGAAATAAAGATTCTTAAGAAGTAATAATTTAGTAAACAAATTAAAGGATTAATATTATAAATTAGCAGCTATAATAATACAGTTGTATTATCACTTTACACCACTTAATGAAAATATACAATCATTAAATTACACTACGTGTTTAACATACATCAAACTAAATCATACTAAAACAATACATGTTGAATTAGTACTTTACTTTAGCTATCATTATCATCATAATTATTGCTACACTTGGAAAAAACAACAATCACGACAAGTACCATATGTACCAGTTCATGTGTTTCGCTTTTTGTAGCACATACTATACTCACCACAAGAACCATCACAAGAAAAATAGAAAATACTGCACAAAAATATTTTGTAGAATATAATTATCTAACAAAAAAGATAGATAAAAAAAAGTACAGAGAACATAATATAATAAAAAAAATTCAATATTATCTTATAACAGGAAATATATGATAAAATAGAATAATCCCTTTTTTTCATCAATTAAATGAGTGTTTCTATGAATGGTATAAAAATTAGTAAAAAAAATGCAAATGAATTACGAAAAAAATTAATCAAAGAAAATCAAGTGAACATGGAGTATAAGATACGAAATGATAAGACAAATGTATATATTCCACTTAGTGATAACTATGACAAAACACTGATTAAGAAACTATCAGAAGAATATCCCTTTAAACTGGATAACTATGATTTTTCTATGTCAAGACACAGAGCAAAAAATTTCATGGAATATTTAAATGATAAAATACCTGAAAAAGAATTAAAAGATATAAGAAAATCATTTGATATAATTGGGGATATTGTTATACTAGAAATTCCACCAGAACTAGAAAATGAGAAAAAAATTATTGGTGAAGCAGTTCTTAAATTCACAAAAAGAAGAAGTGTATACTACAAGAAAAGTAAAATTCATGGAGTTAGAAGAACACGTGACTTAGAATTTCTTGCAGGAGTTGATGATTTAGAAACTATTCATAAAGAATATGGTATCCGATTTAAACTAAATCCTTCAACAGTATACTTTAGTCCAAGACTTGCTACTGAAAGATCCAGAGTAGTAAATGAAGTGAAAGAAGATGAGATAATTATAGATTTCTTTGCTGGTATTGGTTCTTTTCCTATAAGTATTGCTCATGTGAAAAAATGTAAAATATATAGTGTGGATATTAATCCTGAAGCATACAAGTATGTTAACGAAAATATAAAACTTAATAAACTTGTTGGAGAAGTAATTCCTATTGAAGGTGATATAAGAAATGTTATAGTTGACCTTCCATTAGCTGACAGAATAATTATGAATCTGCCTGGAATGGCTAAGGACTTCCTGGATATAGCAGTTAATCATCTGAAAAAGGGAGGTATTCTAAATTATTATGAATTTGCATCAGATTATGAAACCGTTATTAACCGTGTGAAAAATGTTGCATATCCACGAAAAGCTGAAATACTTAACATTAGAAAAGTAAAATCCCAAAGCCCGGGAGTATGGCATATCGGTGTGGATGCAAAAATTATCTAAAAAAAAGAGGAAATTTAGGTTAAGGTGTTAATTTTATAAT
This genomic interval from Candidatus Methanosphaera massiliense contains the following:
- a CDS encoding class I SAM-dependent methyltransferase; the protein is MNGIKISKKNANELRKKLIKENQVNMEYKIRNDKTNVYIPLSDNYDKTLIKKLSEEYPFKLDNYDFSMSRHRAKNFMEYLNDKIPEKELKDIRKSFDIIGDIVILEIPPELENEKKIIGEAVLKFTKRRSVYYKKSKIHGVRRTRDLEFLAGVDDLETIHKEYGIRFKLNPSTVYFSPRLATERSRVVNEVKEDEIIIDFFAGIGSFPISIAHVKKCKIYSVDINPEAYKYVNENIKLNKLVGEVIPIEGDIRNVIVDLPLADRIIMNLPGMAKDFLDIAVNHLKKGGILNYYEFASDYETVINRVKNVAYPRKAEILNIRKVKSQSPGVWHIGVDAKII